One Desulfovibrio aminophilus genomic region harbors:
- the argF gene encoding ornithine carbamoyltransferase encodes MPRHLLRIADLNREDAWTILRRAKELKDGNIRTKTLDGRMVILIFEKSSTRTRVSFEVAVRHLSGQTIFMTPVESQLGRSEPLKDTARCLSRYADGLVVRTYGQEKLETLVQFSSIPVVNALSDAHHPCQVLSDMLSMYERTPDMDSLRVAWIGDGNNMAHSFIDAAALYGFDLVLACPAGYDPDPAIVAQARERGARVTLTRNPEEAARDADYLNTDVWASMGQEQEQRERERAFAGFQLDDRLLALAKPACKVMHCLPAHRGEEISEAVLEGPASIVFDQAENRLHMQKAVLEWVFETI; translated from the coding sequence ATGCCCAGACATCTGTTGCGCATCGCGGATTTGAACCGCGAGGACGCCTGGACCATCCTGCGCCGGGCCAAGGAACTCAAGGACGGCAATATCCGCACGAAGACCCTGGACGGCCGCATGGTCATCCTCATCTTCGAAAAGTCCTCCACCCGCACCCGCGTGTCCTTCGAGGTGGCCGTGCGCCATCTGTCCGGACAGACCATCTTCATGACCCCGGTGGAGTCCCAGCTCGGCCGCAGCGAGCCGCTCAAGGACACCGCCCGCTGCCTGTCCCGCTACGCCGACGGCCTGGTGGTGCGGACCTACGGCCAGGAGAAGCTGGAGACCCTCGTTCAGTTCAGCTCCATCCCGGTGGTCAACGCCCTGTCCGACGCGCACCATCCCTGCCAGGTGCTCTCCGACATGCTCAGCATGTACGAGCGCACGCCGGATATGGACTCCCTGCGCGTGGCCTGGATCGGCGACGGCAACAACATGGCCCATTCCTTCATCGACGCGGCCGCGCTCTATGGCTTCGATCTGGTCCTGGCCTGCCCGGCGGGCTACGACCCCGATCCGGCCATCGTGGCCCAGGCCCGGGAGCGGGGCGCGCGCGTGACGCTCACCCGGAATCCCGAGGAGGCGGCCCGCGACGCGGACTATCTCAACACCGACGTCTGGGCCAGCATGGGCCAGGAGCAGGAGCAGCGCGAGCGCGAACGGGCCTTCGCCGGGTTCCAGCTGGACGACCGCCTGCTGGCCCTGGCCAAGCCCGCCTGCAAGGTCATGCACTGCCTGCCCGCGCATCGCGGCGAGGAAATCAGCGAGGCGGTGCTGGAAGGCCCGGCCTCCATCGTCTTCGACCAGGCCGAGAACCGCCTGCACATGCAGAAGGCGGTCCTGGAATGGGTTTTCGAGACCATCTAG
- a CDS encoding 2Fe-2S iron-sulfur cluster binding domain-containing protein, which produces MRAHIDGREVLFEDGQSILEAARNNGVFIPTLCELADINHTPGTCRVCLVEMRRTPDAAPVVVTSCNTPMQEDMLVSTNTKELRRMRRLQVELLLADHDQDCASCARRGDCELLDLARVVGIERERPGLEQPGGGRTRNLAATAVTRDMGKCVRCLRCLAVCRNVQGVDALVVAGEGLTCEINLRDGQSRPEPGCVSCGQCTLVCPVGALSAKDDTGRAADMLADPDTVVVAQFAPAVRVGLGEEFGLAPGANVEGRIISALRALGADVVLDTNFAADLVIMEEGAELLGRLQGSGPLPLFTSCCPAWINFAETRHPELLPRISSTRSPQQCLGALAKTYLARNLGLGRERVRVLSIMPCTAKKDEAVRPALFTDGTPDVDVVLTTREFAELMRMRGLDLNRLPESGFDNPLMGAYSGAGAIFGTTGGVMEAAVRTVYHVLNGRELETIELAPLRGYENVREAVLDLGPEGGSLKVAVVHGLKGAARMVEDVLAGRSDHAFIEVMACPGGCMDGGGQPRVKRAYQPHAQARRQALFAIDRGCGVRQSHNNPFIKKLYEDFLERPNSHLAHELLHTGYADRRRERYYTMKEIWREITLGTRVHGQNDH; this is translated from the coding sequence ATGCGCGCGCACATCGACGGCAGGGAAGTGCTTTTCGAGGACGGCCAGAGCATCCTCGAGGCGGCCCGGAACAACGGCGTCTTCATCCCCACGCTCTGCGAACTGGCCGACATCAACCACACCCCCGGCACCTGCCGGGTCTGCCTGGTGGAGATGCGCCGGACCCCGGACGCCGCGCCGGTGGTCGTGACCTCCTGCAACACGCCTATGCAGGAGGACATGCTCGTGTCCACCAACACCAAGGAACTGCGGCGCATGCGGCGGCTCCAGGTGGAGCTGCTCCTGGCCGACCACGACCAGGACTGCGCCTCCTGCGCCCGGCGGGGCGACTGCGAGCTGCTCGACCTGGCCCGGGTGGTGGGCATCGAGCGGGAGCGCCCGGGCCTGGAACAGCCCGGCGGCGGACGCACCCGCAACCTGGCCGCCACGGCCGTGACCCGCGACATGGGCAAGTGCGTGCGCTGCCTGCGCTGTCTGGCCGTGTGCCGCAACGTCCAGGGCGTGGACGCCCTGGTGGTGGCCGGGGAGGGGCTGACCTGCGAGATCAACCTGCGCGACGGCCAGAGCCGCCCGGAACCCGGCTGCGTGTCCTGCGGCCAGTGCACCCTGGTCTGCCCGGTGGGGGCCCTGTCGGCCAAGGACGACACGGGCCGCGCGGCGGACATGCTGGCCGACCCGGACACCGTGGTCGTGGCCCAGTTCGCCCCGGCCGTGCGCGTGGGCCTGGGCGAGGAGTTCGGCCTCGCGCCGGGGGCCAACGTGGAGGGCCGGATCATCTCCGCCCTGCGGGCTCTGGGCGCGGACGTGGTCCTGGACACCAATTTCGCCGCCGACCTGGTCATCATGGAGGAGGGCGCCGAGCTGCTCGGCCGCCTGCAAGGGAGCGGACCGCTGCCCCTGTTCACTTCCTGTTGCCCGGCCTGGATCAATTTCGCCGAGACCCGGCATCCCGAACTGCTGCCGCGCATCTCCAGCACCCGTTCGCCCCAGCAGTGCCTGGGCGCGCTGGCCAAGACCTATCTGGCCCGCAACCTGGGCCTGGGCCGCGAGCGCGTGCGGGTGCTCTCGATCATGCCCTGCACGGCCAAGAAGGACGAGGCCGTGCGCCCCGCGCTCTTCACGGACGGCACGCCGGACGTGGACGTGGTCCTGACCACCCGGGAGTTCGCCGAGCTCATGCGCATGCGCGGCCTGGACCTGAACCGCCTGCCCGAATCCGGCTTCGACAACCCGCTCATGGGGGCCTATTCCGGAGCCGGGGCCATCTTCGGCACCACCGGCGGGGTCATGGAGGCGGCCGTGCGCACGGTCTACCACGTGCTCAACGGCCGGGAACTGGAGACCATCGAACTGGCCCCGTTGCGGGGCTATGAGAACGTCCGCGAGGCCGTGCTCGACCTGGGCCCCGAGGGAGGCAGCCTGAAGGTGGCCGTGGTCCACGGCCTGAAGGGCGCCGCGCGCATGGTCGAGGATGTGCTGGCCGGACGCTCGGACCATGCCTTCATCGAGGTCATGGCCTGCCCGGGCGGGTGTATGGACGGCGGCGGCCAACCGCGCGTGAAGCGGGCCTACCAGCCCCACGCCCAGGCCCGGCGGCAGGCCCTGTTCGCCATAGACCGGGGCTGCGGGGTGCGCCAGTCGCACAACAATCCGTTCATCAAGAAGCTCTACGAGGACTTCCTCGAACGGCCCAACTCCCACTTGGCCCACGAACTGCTGCACACCGGCTACGCGGACCGCCGCCGGGAGCGCTACTACACCATGAAGGAAATCTGGCGGGAGATCACCCTGGGCACCAGGGTGCACGGGCAGAACGACCACTAG
- a CDS encoding Hpt domain-containing protein yields MTTHGDDVLDIFVEESRERLASIERGLLALEREGRDADEAMIHGIFREAHSVKAGANLLHLRNIEGLAHKLENILERMRKRELAPTGRIISILLEGLDAMRDMVEDVEESESRDVSELLERLGRVAGLRAGAQRA; encoded by the coding sequence ATGACGACGCACGGCGACGACGTCCTCGACATCTTCGTGGAGGAAAGCCGGGAACGCTTGGCGTCCATCGAACGCGGCCTGCTGGCCCTGGAAAGGGAAGGCCGCGACGCGGACGAGGCCATGATCCACGGCATTTTCCGCGAAGCCCACTCGGTCAAGGCCGGGGCCAACCTGCTCCACCTGCGCAACATCGAGGGCCTGGCCCACAAGTTGGAGAACATCCTGGAGCGCATGCGCAAGCGGGAGCTGGCTCCCACCGGCCGCATCATCTCCATCCTGCTGGAAGGGCTGGACGCCATGCGCGACATGGTGGAGGACGTCGAGGAGAGCGAATCCCGCGACGTCTCGGAGCTGCTGGAGCGTCTGGGCAGGGTCGCCGGACTGCGCGCCGGGGCTCAGCGCGCATAG
- a CDS encoding PhoH family protein — protein MNKRRKGAVRTLDFDDAVLAGQLFGPQNANLQLVAERTSTAIESRGGRLTLTAETEDRLDLAESVLTQLYGLIQQGRPVHPQDVDCACRMLARDPRTDLSRVFRDSVYTASPKKTITPRTVTQRDYLTAIRENDLVMAIGPAGTGKTYLAVATAVAALTRREVKRIVLTRPAVEAGEKLGFLPGDLVEKVNPYLRPLYDALHDMLDFRKVQEMLDTGIIEVAPLAFMRGRTLNDAFVILDEAQNTTPEQMKMFLTRLGFGSRAVVTGDVTQIDLPSGSRSGLVQAAEILASVTGIAFIRFTEEDVIRHPLVGRIVQAYDQHDQARERAEKKRHGRG, from the coding sequence ATGAACAAGCGCAGAAAGGGCGCGGTCCGCACCCTGGACTTCGACGACGCGGTGCTGGCCGGGCAGCTTTTCGGGCCCCAGAACGCCAATTTGCAGCTCGTGGCCGAGCGGACCTCCACGGCCATCGAGAGCCGGGGAGGACGGTTGACCCTCACGGCCGAGACCGAAGACCGCCTGGACCTGGCCGAATCCGTGCTGACCCAGCTCTACGGCCTGATCCAGCAGGGCCGCCCCGTGCATCCGCAGGACGTGGACTGCGCCTGCCGCATGCTCGCCCGCGACCCGCGCACGGATCTCTCCCGGGTCTTCCGCGACAGCGTCTACACGGCCTCGCCCAAGAAGACCATCACCCCGCGCACGGTGACCCAGCGCGACTACCTCACGGCCATCCGCGAGAACGACCTCGTCATGGCCATCGGCCCGGCGGGCACGGGCAAGACCTATCTGGCCGTGGCCACGGCCGTGGCCGCCCTGACCCGCCGCGAGGTCAAGCGCATCGTGCTCACGCGTCCGGCCGTGGAGGCGGGCGAAAAGCTCGGCTTCCTGCCCGGGGACCTGGTGGAGAAGGTCAACCCCTACCTGCGCCCGCTCTACGACGCCCTGCACGACATGCTCGACTTCCGCAAGGTGCAGGAGATGCTCGACACCGGGATCATCGAGGTGGCCCCCCTGGCCTTCATGCGCGGCCGCACCCTGAACGACGCCTTCGTGATCCTGGACGAGGCCCAGAACACCACCCCGGAGCAGATGAAGATGTTCCTCACCCGCCTGGGCTTCGGCTCGCGGGCCGTGGTCACCGGCGACGTGACCCAGATCGACCTGCCCTCGGGCAGCCGCTCGGGGCTCGTCCAGGCCGCGGAAATCCTCGCCTCGGTGACCGGCATCGCCTTCATCCGCTTCACCGAGGAGGACGTCATCCGCCATCCCCTGGTGGGCCGCATCGTGCAGGCCTACGACCAGCATGATCAGGCCCGGGAGCGGGCGGAGAAGAAGCGCCATGGCCGTGGTTGA
- a CDS encoding ABC transporter permease, producing the protein MSGLLRRLLSYGLVVLVLGLLWQALSSSLGSAVLPPPLEAGGAFLRALGTAEFWGHFRASFIRAGLGMLLAFALAFPLGLVMGGSRRADALLGPFVLLTYPVPKIVLLPVLLVLLGLGDAAKVAIIVLILGYQVLVTTRDGVRAVHPKYVDSVRSLGGGKLDILREVLLPAALPHGFTALRLGTGVSVAVLFFVESFATTSGLGYCIMDAWGRMDYVAMFTGILGMSLMGAALYEAADLLERRACAWMRAGRR; encoded by the coding sequence GTGAGCGGCCTTCTGCGCAGGCTGTTGAGCTACGGGCTGGTGGTCCTGGTCCTGGGGCTCCTCTGGCAGGCGCTGTCCTCCTCGCTGGGGTCGGCCGTGCTGCCGCCGCCCCTGGAGGCGGGCGGAGCCTTTCTTCGCGCCCTGGGCACGGCGGAGTTCTGGGGCCATTTCCGGGCCAGCTTCATCCGCGCGGGCCTGGGCATGCTCCTGGCCTTCGCCCTGGCCTTTCCCCTGGGGCTGGTCATGGGCGGCTCGCGCCGGGCCGACGCCCTGCTGGGGCCCTTCGTGCTGCTCACCTATCCGGTGCCCAAGATCGTGCTCCTGCCCGTGCTCCTCGTGCTCCTGGGCCTGGGCGACGCGGCCAAGGTGGCGATCATCGTCCTGATCCTCGGCTACCAGGTCCTGGTGACCACCCGCGACGGGGTCCGCGCGGTGCATCCCAAGTACGTGGACTCGGTGCGCTCCCTGGGCGGCGGCAAGCTGGACATTTTGCGCGAGGTGCTGCTTCCGGCGGCCTTGCCGCACGGATTCACGGCCCTGCGCCTGGGCACGGGGGTTTCGGTGGCGGTTTTGTTCTTCGTGGAGTCGTTTGCCACCACGAGCGGCCTGGGCTATTGCATCATGGACGCCTGGGGCCGCATGGACTACGTGGCCATGTTCACCGGCATCCTGGGCATGAGCCTCATGGGCGCGGCCTTGTACGAGGCCGCCGACTTGCTGGAGCGCCGGGCCTGCGCCTGGATGCGGGCCGGACGGCGCTAG
- a CDS encoding ABC transporter ATP-binding protein codes for MLEARGIRKIYAAEGDILRDVSLSLAADETLAVVGPSGCGKTTLLYILCGLARPDEGEVLLDGAPVDGPRPDVSIILQDYGLLPWKSVIGNVALGLKLRGVSRAERLERARGQLAELGMAGRERDWPGTLSGGEKQRVAIARAFVGRPRLLLLDEPFSSLDALTREKLQHTLLDVWSRRRVPYVLVTHSLEEAAFLGRRILVLAGRPAGVAASFDNPGFGDARYRERDGYFELVRDLRRSVEELW; via the coding sequence ATGCTCGAAGCCAGGGGCATCCGCAAAATCTACGCCGCCGAGGGCGACATCCTGCGCGACGTCTCCCTGTCCCTGGCGGCGGACGAGACCCTGGCCGTGGTGGGCCCCTCGGGCTGCGGCAAGACCACGCTCCTGTACATCCTCTGCGGCCTGGCCCGGCCGGACGAGGGAGAGGTGCTCCTGGACGGCGCGCCGGTGGACGGCCCGAGGCCGGACGTGTCGATCATCCTCCAGGACTACGGCCTGCTGCCCTGGAAGAGCGTCATCGGGAACGTGGCCCTGGGCCTCAAGCTGCGCGGCGTGTCCCGGGCCGAGCGCCTGGAGCGGGCGCGCGGGCAGCTGGCCGAGCTGGGCATGGCGGGACGCGAACGCGACTGGCCGGGAACGCTCTCCGGCGGCGAGAAGCAGCGGGTGGCCATCGCCCGTGCCTTCGTGGGCCGCCCCCGGCTCCTGCTCCTGGACGAGCCCTTTTCCTCCCTGGACGCCCTGACCCGGGAAAAGCTCCAGCACACGCTCCTGGACGTCTGGAGCAGGCGGCGCGTGCCCTACGTGCTCGTGACCCACAGCCTGGAGGAGGCCGCCTTCCTGGGTCGCCGCATCCTGGTCCTGGCCGGGCGGCCCGCCGGAGTGGCCGCGAGTTTCGACAACCCCGGGTTCGGCGACGCCCGCTACCGGGAGCGGGACGGCTATTTCGAGCTCGTGCGCGATCTGCGCCGGAGCGTGGAGGAGCTGTGGTGA
- the ybeY gene encoding rRNA maturation RNase YbeY — protein sequence MAVVERRLVPDPRLPLSRRELDGLLADLTGALGIDGDFSLALVDDREMAELNFRHLGCPGPTNVLAFESGGEGGLGEIVLSVPTCLREARLYGQEPARHLARLLAHALLHLAGFDHGPEMDALTEHAVDATRV from the coding sequence ATGGCCGTGGTTGAGCGCCGCCTCGTCCCGGACCCGCGCCTGCCCCTGTCGCGCCGCGAGCTGGATGGGCTGCTGGCCGACCTGACCGGAGCCCTGGGCATCGACGGTGACTTTTCCCTGGCCCTGGTGGACGACCGCGAGATGGCCGAGTTGAACTTCCGGCACCTGGGCTGTCCCGGCCCCACCAACGTCCTGGCCTTCGAGTCGGGAGGGGAGGGCGGCCTGGGCGAGATCGTGCTCTCCGTGCCCACCTGCCTGCGCGAGGCCCGGCTCTACGGCCAGGAGCCCGCGCGGCACTTGGCCCGGCTCCTGGCCCACGCCCTGCTGCATCTGGCGGGCTTCGACCACGGCCCGGAGATGGACGCCCTCACCGAGCACGCCGTGGACGCCACCCGGGTCTGA
- a CDS encoding ABC transporter substrate-binding protein codes for MRRIIAGILLAGTALAVVLCAGLPARAETVRIGVLPVLDALPLQAAARDGLFRAHGLDVELVPFQSALERDMAAQAGRIDGYFGDLVAALLLLRSGVPMPALLVSYRTTPGHPMFALVTTPGRKGAALEDLQGASVGISNSTIIEYLLDRLEVRRRLPRDYFRRVEIKKFPLRLQMLATGQIDLALLPEPLVSLNVLKGGSIAATDENLDLPLTVVCLHERLRPSFPAFRAAYAEALERLARDPESYRNLMVASCAVPAPLADRFPVPPYPAPAPPTRAELEEFQDWMLGHGLLRERIPYERAVAVP; via the coding sequence ATGCGGAGAATCATCGCGGGCATTCTTCTCGCCGGGACGGCGCTGGCCGTGGTCTTGTGCGCCGGGCTTCCGGCCCGGGCCGAGACCGTGCGCATCGGCGTGCTGCCGGTGCTGGACGCGCTGCCCTTGCAGGCGGCCGCGCGCGACGGCCTGTTTCGGGCGCATGGCCTGGACGTCGAGCTGGTGCCCTTCCAGAGCGCCCTGGAGCGGGACATGGCCGCCCAGGCCGGGCGGATCGACGGCTATTTCGGCGACCTCGTGGCCGCGCTCCTGCTGCTGCGCTCGGGCGTGCCCATGCCCGCCCTGCTCGTGTCCTACCGCACCACCCCGGGCCATCCCATGTTCGCCCTGGTGACCACGCCGGGCCGCAAGGGCGCGGCGCTGGAGGATCTCCAGGGCGCCAGCGTGGGCATCTCCAACTCCACGATCATCGAGTACCTCCTGGATCGCCTGGAGGTCCGCCGCCGGCTGCCCCGGGACTACTTCCGGCGGGTGGAGATCAAGAAATTCCCGCTGCGGCTGCAGATGCTGGCCACCGGCCAGATCGACCTGGCGCTCCTGCCCGAGCCCCTGGTCTCCCTGAACGTGCTCAAGGGCGGCTCGATCGCGGCCACGGACGAGAATCTGGACCTGCCCCTGACCGTGGTCTGCCTGCACGAACGCCTGCGGCCGAGCTTCCCGGCCTTCCGCGCGGCCTATGCCGAGGCCCTGGAGCGGCTGGCCCGCGACCCGGAGTCCTATCGGAACCTCATGGTCGCGTCCTGCGCGGTTCCGGCCCCCCTGGCGGACCGCTTTCCGGTGCCGCCCTATCCCGCGCCCGCGCCGCCCACCCGCGCCGAGTTGGAGGAGTTCCAGGACTGGATGCTCGGCCACGGCCTGCTGCGGGAGCGCATCCCCTACGAGCGCGCCGTCGCCGTCCCCTGA
- a CDS encoding M48 family metalloprotease yields MSRRDFLRLGGIAAAGLLAGCAVNPVTGRSQLMLIGKDDEVQIDRQYAPRQYSNDYGVARDKALNAYVNSVGQALSARSHRPDMPYAYQVVNATYVNAYAFPGGSIVCTRGILVGLRNEAQLAALLGHETGHVNARHTAARMSQGALAQLLLGGAGAVAGGGALGQVVQGLGGLGMSAMLASYSRDDERQADELGMEYMVRAGYNPWGEVQLMEFLMAQHKARPSALETLFATHPMSEERRADAIQRAETQYAQARDLPFLEARYMDNTASLRKQAGAIRAMQDGDKYMAKKNYGEAAQAYDAALAAEPGDYAGLLMMAKCQAAMERWADARQFARLARQSYPGEAQAVLVGGQIALASGEYEQAYVDFGEYDRIFPGNNGLNFLRGYCREKQGRFRDAATLYKRYLRNGGSGQQAQYAYSRLVQWGYAR; encoded by the coding sequence ATGAGCCGCCGCGACTTTCTGCGCCTGGGCGGGATCGCCGCCGCCGGGCTGCTGGCGGGCTGCGCCGTGAATCCCGTCACCGGCCGGTCGCAGCTCATGCTCATCGGCAAGGACGACGAGGTCCAGATCGACCGGCAGTACGCCCCCCGCCAGTATTCCAACGACTACGGCGTGGCCCGGGACAAGGCCCTGAACGCCTATGTGAACTCCGTGGGCCAGGCCCTGTCCGCCCGCTCCCACCGGCCGGACATGCCCTACGCCTACCAGGTGGTCAACGCCACCTACGTCAACGCCTACGCCTTTCCGGGCGGGAGCATCGTCTGCACCCGGGGCATCCTCGTGGGCCTGCGCAACGAGGCCCAGCTGGCGGCCTTGCTGGGGCACGAGACCGGGCACGTGAACGCCCGGCACACGGCCGCGCGCATGAGCCAGGGCGCCCTGGCCCAGCTTTTGTTGGGCGGGGCCGGGGCCGTCGCCGGGGGCGGGGCCCTGGGCCAGGTGGTCCAGGGGCTCGGGGGACTCGGCATGAGCGCCATGCTGGCCAGCTACAGCCGCGACGACGAGCGCCAGGCCGACGAACTGGGCATGGAGTACATGGTGCGGGCGGGCTACAACCCCTGGGGCGAGGTCCAGCTCATGGAATTCCTCATGGCCCAGCACAAGGCTCGGCCGAGCGCCCTGGAAACCCTCTTCGCCACCCACCCCATGAGCGAGGAGCGCCGGGCCGACGCGATCCAGCGGGCCGAGACCCAGTACGCCCAGGCGCGCGACCTGCCGTTCCTGGAAGCCCGCTACATGGACAATACAGCCTCCCTGCGGAAACAGGCCGGAGCCATCCGGGCCATGCAGGACGGCGACAAGTACATGGCCAAGAAGAACTACGGCGAGGCGGCCCAGGCCTATGACGCGGCCCTGGCCGCGGAACCTGGCGATTACGCCGGGCTGCTCATGATGGCCAAGTGCCAGGCGGCCATGGAGCGCTGGGCCGATGCGCGCCAGTTCGCGCGTCTGGCCCGTCAGAGCTATCCCGGCGAGGCCCAGGCCGTGCTGGTGGGCGGACAGATCGCCCTGGCCTCGGGCGAATATGAGCAGGCCTATGTGGATTTCGGGGAATACGACCGGATTTTCCCGGGCAACAACGGGCTGAATTTCCTGCGCGGCTACTGCCGCGAGAAGCAGGGCCGCTTCCGCGACGCGGCCACCCTGTACAAGCGCTACCTGCGCAACGGCGGCTCCGGCCAGCAGGCCCAGTACGCCTACAGCAGGCTCGTGCAGTGGGGCTATGCGCGCTGA
- a CDS encoding UbiD family decarboxylase: protein MGHRNLRACLDDLERVGQLRRIDVEVDARLLAGAIQRRVFQARGPALLFTRVKDCAFPMAANLFGTLERAHFIFRDTLRTLENLFRLKIDPLEGLKHPLKYLGAPRALWHTQPRRVASGPILECGTTISSLPRLVSWPNDGGPYVTLPQVYTENPARPGFRDSNLGMYRVQLSGNRYREDEEVGLHYQIHRGIGPHHAEAIRRGEPLRVNVFVGGPPAMALAAVMPLPEGLPELFFAGVLAGHRIPMVTPEGCLPIPSEADFCICGSVDPDWQLPEGPFGDHLGYYSLAHDFPVMRVDRVLHRKDAVWPFTTVGRPPQEDTVFGTFIHELTGALVPTVFSGVHEVHAVDAAGVHPLLLAVGSERYVPYARDRQPQELLTCAMNLLGATQTSLSKYVLIAAREDDDRLSAKDIPGFFRHLLERLDLTRDLHFITRTTMDTLDYSGISLNQGSKAILAAAGRSRRTLSARLERELPLPEGFGGVRVQSPGILVLHGPPHDRGRDSQDPRLEELCRALEQAGDLSGFPLVVLADDAAFTAASWENFLWVAFTRSDPATDLYGVRAFTHCKHWGCDGPLVMDARLKTYHAPPLASDPEVERRVDELGAPGGPLHGII, encoded by the coding sequence ATGGGACATCGCAATCTGCGCGCCTGTCTGGACGACCTGGAACGGGTGGGCCAGCTCAGGCGCATCGACGTGGAAGTGGACGCCCGGCTGCTGGCCGGAGCCATCCAGCGCCGCGTCTTCCAGGCCCGGGGCCCGGCCCTGCTGTTCACCCGCGTGAAGGACTGCGCCTTCCCCATGGCCGCCAACCTGTTCGGCACCCTGGAACGCGCGCACTTCATCTTCCGGGACACCCTGCGGACCCTGGAGAACCTGTTCCGGCTCAAGATCGATCCCCTGGAAGGGCTGAAGCACCCTCTGAAATACCTGGGGGCCCCCAGGGCGCTCTGGCACACCCAGCCGCGCCGGGTGGCCTCTGGTCCGATCCTGGAGTGCGGAACCACCATCTCCAGCCTGCCGCGACTCGTGTCCTGGCCCAACGACGGCGGACCCTACGTCACGCTGCCCCAGGTCTACACCGAGAACCCGGCCCGCCCGGGCTTCCGCGACTCCAACCTGGGCATGTACCGGGTCCAGCTCTCCGGCAACCGCTACCGCGAGGACGAGGAGGTGGGCCTGCACTATCAGATCCACCGGGGCATCGGCCCGCACCATGCCGAGGCCATCCGCCGGGGCGAACCCCTGCGCGTGAACGTCTTCGTGGGCGGCCCTCCGGCCATGGCCCTGGCGGCAGTCATGCCCCTGCCCGAGGGATTGCCCGAGTTGTTCTTCGCCGGGGTGCTGGCCGGGCACCGCATCCCCATGGTCACGCCCGAGGGCTGCCTGCCCATCCCCTCGGAGGCCGATTTCTGCATCTGCGGCAGCGTGGACCCGGACTGGCAGCTGCCCGAGGGGCCCTTCGGCGACCACCTGGGCTACTACAGCCTGGCCCACGACTTCCCGGTGATGCGCGTGGACAGGGTCCTGCACCGCAAGGACGCGGTCTGGCCCTTCACCACCGTGGGCCGCCCGCCCCAGGAGGACACGGTCTTCGGGACCTTCATCCACGAGCTGACCGGCGCGCTGGTGCCCACGGTCTTCTCCGGGGTCCACGAGGTCCACGCCGTGGACGCCGCCGGGGTCCACCCGCTGCTCCTGGCCGTGGGCAGCGAGCGCTACGTGCCCTATGCCCGCGACCGCCAGCCCCAGGAACTCCTGACCTGCGCCATGAACCTTTTGGGCGCCACCCAGACCTCGCTGTCCAAGTATGTGCTCATCGCCGCCCGCGAGGACGACGACCGGCTCTCGGCCAAGGACATCCCGGGATTCTTCCGGCACCTCCTGGAGCGCCTGGACCTGACCCGCGACCTGCACTTCATCACCCGCACCACCATGGACACCCTGGACTATTCCGGCATCAGCCTGAACCAGGGTTCCAAGGCGATCCTGGCCGCGGCGGGCAGATCCCGGCGCACGCTGTCCGCCAGGCTGGAGCGGGAGCTGCCCCTGCCTGAGGGCTTCGGCGGGGTCCGGGTCCAGTCCCCGGGCATCCTGGTGCTCCATGGACCGCCCCACGACCGCGGGCGCGACAGCCAGGACCCCCGGCTGGAGGAGCTTTGCCGAGCCCTGGAGCAGGCCGGAGACCTCTCCGGCTTCCCGCTGGTGGTCCTGGCCGACGACGCGGCCTTCACCGCCGCCTCCTGGGAGAATTTCCTCTGGGTCGCCTTCACCCGCTCGGACCCGGCCACGGACCTCTACGGAGTCCGCGCCTTCACGCATTGCAAGCATTGGGGCTGTGACGGCCCCCTGGTCATGGACGCCCGGCTCAAGACCTATCACGCCCCGCCGCTGGCGTCCGACCCGGAGGTGGAGCGGCGCGTGGACGAGCTGGGGGCCCCCGGAGGGCCGCTGCACGGCATCATCTAG